A genomic region of Aspergillus oryzae RIB40 DNA, chromosome 1 contains the following coding sequences:
- a CDS encoding uncharacterized protein (predicted protein) gives MVVFVDLDHDTFSKNHFSHGPDALPHHFAEPEKLTLSKLMVVGAPQSAKLATDDDTSIDPTHDASQFRLEEQNQNQNAFSVALGCYPIVKEIARSVDLNTLHALSRTCRQFHANLALYRHQLVKQTLRCENEYIETLSDLLRSGTPIPDSVKSVIRLLSQEARSSGRLTAGKVAKCARDMVGECRRCSKVVCRQYA, from the exons ATGGTAGTTTTCGTGGACCTGGACCATGATACATTCAGCAAGAATCATTTTTCGCATGGTCCCGATGCTTTGCCACATCACTTCGCTGAACCGGAGAAGTTGACACTGTCCAAGTTGATGGTTGTCGGAGCTCCACAGTCCGCAAAGCTGGCTACTGACGATGATACTTCTATCGACCCAACACACGATGCTTCACAGTTTCGCTTGGAAGAAcagaatcaaaatcaaaatgcCTTCTCAGTTGCTCTGGGCTGCTATCC GATCGTTAAAGAGATCGCCCGATCAGTGGACCTTAACACACTGCACGCCCTATCCCGCACATGTCGCCAATTCCATGCGAATCTGGCACTCTACCGCCACCAACTAGTCAAGCAAACTCTACGCTGCGAGAATGAATACATTGAGACACTATCAGATCTGCTGCGTAGTGGTACTCCGATCCCCGACAGCGTCAAGTCCGTGATCCGACTCCTGAGCCAGGAGGCCAGGAGCTCTGGACGCCTAACTGCTGGAAAAGTTGCCAAATGCGCTCGAGACATGGTTGGCGAGTGTCGACGATGTTCCAAGGTGGTTTGTCGT CAATATGCTTAA
- a CDS encoding uncharacterized protein (predicted protein), whose protein sequence is MARGSAPGTETISTPHSPIHLSTVLNSPPNSSRTMPSTASTSRTQNNKASSRKTTNTMRRTNTQTEIPLPITYTPTTHRISKAKKGKRVHACEYPGCNKSH, encoded by the exons ATGGCTAGAGGATCTGCCCCAGGAACCGAAACTATATCTACTCCCCACTCGCCTATCCATCTGTCAACAGTCCTCAACTCTCCACCCAACTCTTCAAGAACAATGCCTTCTACTGCTTCCACTTCTCGAACACAGAACAACAAGGCTTCGTCTAGGAAGACTACCAACACGATGCGTCGGACCAACACTCAAACGGAGATCCCTCTCCCAATCACCTATACCCCAACCACCCATCGCATCAGtaaagcaaagaagggtaAACGGGTACACGCCTGCGAGTACCCAGGATGCAACAAG TCCCATTAA
- a CDS encoding uncharacterized protein (predicted protein) has product MVSESHYLPKAAPVDPNAGHYLAATQPTTSMSIGSLVAPPIHPDLANDTGYMWMGMNMPSEHQNPLYPPHHIHESIEDSQFYSSPEACPSPCSDGATLSIPSHPRSSVASTPTAVADQYPEPIIDSDLTSSPMSMHATLRCWDQSEGPLATPSYAPVPLSDNLYHDFSSPSSSPAPSLMVFIGRRIFGK; this is encoded by the exons ATGGTATCTGAATCTCATTACTTGCCCAAGGCCGCACCTGTTGATCCCAATGCGGGCCACTACCTGGCTGCAACTCAACCAACGACTTCTATGTCAATTGGATCCCTCGTGGCACCACCTATCCATCCAGACCTAGCAAACGACACTGGTTACATGTGGATGGGGATGAACATGCCGTCAGAGCACCAAAATCCCCTCTATCCCCCACACCACATTCATGAATCCATCGAGGACAGCCAATTCTACTCGAGCCCAGAggcttgcccttctccttgttcaGACGGTGCAACATTATCTATTCCATCTCACCCTCGGTCATCTGTCGCTTCGACGCCAACAGCGGTTGCCGATCAATATCCGGAACCCATCATCGATAGCGATTTAACATCCTCACCAATGTCTATGCATGCTACCTTGCGGTGCTGGGACCAATCAGAAGGACCATTGGCTACGCCAAGCTATGCACCTGTCCCTTTGAGTGAT AACCTCTACCAcgatttctcttctccatcttcttctcctgcgcCATCCCTGATGGTCTTCATAGGGCGGCGCATCTTTGGAAAATAA